In Salmo trutta chromosome 28, fSalTru1.1, whole genome shotgun sequence, one DNA window encodes the following:
- the LOC115166304 gene encoding TBC1 domain family member 25 has product MTTEEERGVVRVKVKKWEGMLPVERRSFAVDPQITSLEVLQHILIRAFELNGKRNFGISYLSQDRGGVEVYISLLSDWDLEAAFVSAAKPYLQLKMDINLSEDSPVMEDWDIISPKDVIGSDQLPGDRRSLAAAALPFTQSLLSQMMGRTLSRVQQALSWSYGEEVKPFKPPLSDAEFHSYLNGQGQLFRPEELRLRIYHGGVEPSLRKVVWRYLLNVYPDGLTGQERMDYMKSKTREYDQLKGEWSARASPEDLEFIRGNVLKDVLRTDRAHPYYAGSEDSPHLTALTDLLTTFAITHPQVSYCQGMSDIASPILAVMDNEAHAFICFCGIMKRLEGNFRPDGHFMSVKFQHLKLLLQYSDPEFYCYLVSRGADDLFFCYRWLLLELKREFAFDDALRMLEVTWSSLPPDPPETEVELLGPPLETDQTIVTCESGVEKRPAITGDAGNEGELKEKQRRRHMLRPSRQEADGGRKIKMEEGEREDRGARREGEGNFDMPYVGKEKAHNNVPVPSFEKQTSFGEFKYYSARNKDSFDFEERDPPVSPVEMEAASHPGERAPLIKDIDKSSSPDTEERSSPNGQIASPVSSFPPGLPNWKNVSTLSPGSTPSPSSWRSASPDTPSPKFTSPILPNGRMAVPNGTGANSPATPTGRSLVSSPLLSRALLSSPILSFGRALPSLPVGPVNKSFSSYLQSPCSRAFSTAPHTPNSTKPENNTIKPCSLPPPQEFGKGNPFMLFLCLSILLEHRDHIIKNGFDYNELAMHFDRLVRRHNLGRVLQRAKALFADYLQSEVWDSEEGDEVSSDSPTTAALYSPPPSATRLLFTPLSSPQPSSPNSTYNLADTIPSPSPISLSPSS; this is encoded by the exons CAAACGCAACTTTGGGATAAGTTACCTGTCCCAGGACCGTGGAGGTGTGGAAGTGtatatctctctcctttctgactggGATTTAGAAGCTGCTTTTGTCAGTGCAGCTAAACCTTATCTACAGCTGAAGATGGACATTAATCTCTCCGAAGACA GTCCCGTTATGGAAGACTGGGACATAATAAGCCCCAAAGATGTGATTGGTTCTGACCAGCTTCCTGGGGATAGGAGGTCCTTGGCTGCTGCCGCCCTTCCCTTCACCCAGTCCCTGCTCTCCCAG ATGATGGGTCGAACGCTGTCTAGAGTACAGCAGGCCTTGAGCTGGTCGTATGGGGAGGAGGTGAAGCCTTTCAAGCCCCCTCTGAGCGATGCCGAGTTCCACAGTTACCTCAACGGCCAGGGCCAGCTGTTCCGGCCAGAGGAACTGAGGCTACGTATCTATCATGGTGGGGTGGAGCCCTCTCTACGCAAG GTTGTCTGGCGATACCTCCTGAACGTGTACCCCGATGGGCTGACCGGTCAGGAGAGAATGGACTACATGAAGAGCAAGACCAGGGAGTATGACCAACTGAAGGGGGAGTGGTCAGCGAGGGCCAGTCCAGAGGACCTGGAGTTCATCAGGGGCAACGTACTGAAGGACGTCCTGAGGACCGACCGGGCCCATCCCTATTACGCAGGCTCCGAGGACAGCCCCCACCTCACTGCTCTCACCGACCTGCTCACCACCTTTGCCATTACACATCCACAG GTGTCATACTGCCAAGGCATGAGTGATATTGCTTCTCCGATACTTGCCGTCATGGACAATGAGGCACATGCATTCATCTGTTTCTGTGGCATCATGAAACGCCTAGAGGGCAACTTCCGTCCGGATGGCCATTTCATGTCCGTCAAGTTCCAGCATCTGAAGCTGCTACTGCAGTACTCAGACCCCGAGTTCTACTGTTATTTGGTGTCCCGCGGAGCTGATGACCTGTTCTTCTGTTACCGCTGGCTGCTCTTGGAACTGAAACGGGAGTTTGCCTTTGACGATGCCCTGAGGATGCTGGAGGTCACCTGGAGCTCCCTGCCCCCTGACCCTCCCGAAACAGAAGTGGAGCTTCTTGGGCCGCCGCTAGAAACAGACCAAACCATAGTGACATGTGAGAGTGGTGTTGAAAAGAGGCCCGCCATTACAGGGGATGCTGGAAATGAAGGGGAGCTGAAAGAGAAGCAGCGGAGACGACACATGTTGAGGCCCTCAAGACAGGAGGCAGATGGGGGGAGAAAGATCaaaatggaggaaggagagagggaggacagaggagccagaagagagggtgaggggaacTTTGACATGCCTTACGTGGGAAAGGAGAAGGCTCACAACAACGTGCCTGTTCCTTCCTTCGAGAAGCAGACCAGCTTTGGCGAGTTCAAGTACTACAGTGCACGGAACAAAGACAGCTTTGATTTCGAGGAGAGAGACCCACCAGTGAGTCCTGTTGAGATGGAAGCCGCCTCACACCCAGGGGAGAGAGCGCCTCTTATAAAGGACATTGACAAGTCTTCCAGCCCagatacagaggagaggagctccCCAAATGGACAAATAGCCTCTCCGGTCTCCTCGTTTCCTCCTGGTCTGCCAAACTGGAAAAATGTTTCCACTCTGTCTCCAGGCTCCACTCCCTCCCCCTCAAGTTGGAGAAGTGCCTCCCCGGACACCCCGTCACCAAAGTTCACCTCTCCCATTTTACCCAACGGAAGGATGGCGGTGCCGAATGGAACTGGAGCCAACTCACCCGCTACCCCCACAGGGAGGTCCTTAGTTTCCTCTCCGCTGTTGTCTCGAGCGTTGCTCTCCTCGCCAATTTTGTCCTTTGGGAGAGCTCTACCTTCGCTGCCCGTCGGACCGGTGAACAAGTCCTTTTCTAGTTACCTTCAATCTCCTTGCAGCAGAGCTTTCAGCACTGCGCCCCACACTCCAAATTCAACCAAACCAGAGAATAACACCATCAAACCTTGTTCCCTGCCACCTCCTCAAGAGTTTGGCAAAGGAAATCCTTTCATGTTGTTCCTGTGCCTGTCGATCCTGCTGGAGCATCGAGACCACATTATAAAGAACGGCTTTGATTACAACGAGCTGGCTATGCACTTTGACCGCCTTGTTCGTAGACACAATCTGGGCAGGGTGCTGCAGCGCGCCAAGGCCTTGTTTGCGGACTACCTGCAGAGTGAGGTATGGGACTCGGAGGAGGGGGATGAGGTCAGCTCGGATTCGCCCACCACTGCTGCTCTGTATTCCCCGCCCCCCTCTGCCACCAGGCTTCTTTTTACCCCTTTGTCATCCCCACAACCATCCTCCCCAAACTCCACCTATAACCTGGCTGACACCATACCTTCCCCTTcacctatctccctctctccatcctcttga